From the Kitasatospora viridis genome, one window contains:
- a CDS encoding HpcH/HpaI aldolase/citrate lyase family protein: MRHFGQLDAAVRRRLFHREPEPVDPRGDPAALAAALGGTLYCPADRAGLAADVRRQAARGAVSMVLCLEDAVADAELPAAEDNLVAQLTALAREAAAEQLPLLFVRVRTPEQIGELTRRLGPAAELLSGYVLPKFTEAVGARYLEQLAEAAELTGRRLYGMPVLESPELAHLERRRTELLAVAELLAKHRERVLAVRLGVTDLCAGYGLRRPPGLTAYDLAVVAAVIGDVVNVLGRADGTGFTVTGPVWEYFPLQRWGPELAGLRRELELDLANGLLGKTCVHPSQLPVVHARLVVSHEEYSDARVILRREAGGVLASSYRNKMNEARPHRVWAERTLRRAAAFGVARAGVGFDELLPAVCGG; the protein is encoded by the coding sequence TTGCGCCATTTCGGCCAGCTCGACGCCGCGGTCCGCCGCCGGCTCTTCCACCGCGAGCCGGAGCCGGTGGACCCCCGCGGCGACCCCGCGGCGCTGGCCGCCGCGCTCGGCGGCACCCTCTACTGCCCCGCCGACCGGGCGGGCCTTGCCGCCGACGTGCGCCGGCAGGCGGCCCGCGGTGCGGTCTCCATGGTGCTCTGCCTGGAGGACGCGGTGGCCGACGCCGAACTGCCCGCGGCAGAGGACAACCTGGTCGCCCAGCTCACCGCGCTGGCCCGGGAGGCGGCGGCGGAGCAGCTCCCGCTGCTCTTCGTCCGGGTCCGCACCCCCGAACAGATCGGCGAGCTCACCCGGCGGCTCGGGCCGGCCGCCGAGCTGCTCAGCGGCTACGTGCTGCCCAAGTTCACCGAGGCGGTCGGGGCCCGCTACCTGGAGCAGCTGGCCGAGGCGGCCGAGCTGACCGGGCGGCGGCTCTACGGCATGCCGGTGCTGGAGTCGCCCGAGCTGGCCCACCTGGAGCGGCGCCGGACCGAACTGCTGGCCGTGGCCGAGCTGCTGGCCAAGCACCGGGAGCGGGTGCTCGCGGTGCGGCTCGGGGTGACCGACCTGTGCGCCGGCTACGGCCTGCGCCGCCCGCCCGGGCTGACCGCCTACGACCTGGCGGTGGTGGCCGCGGTGATCGGCGACGTGGTCAACGTGCTGGGCCGGGCCGACGGCACCGGGTTCACCGTGACCGGCCCGGTCTGGGAGTACTTCCCGCTGCAGCGCTGGGGCCCGGAGTTGGCCGGGCTCCGCCGTGAGCTCGAACTCGACCTGGCGAACGGCCTGTTGGGCAAGACCTGCGTGCACCCCAGTCAACTGCCGGTGGTGCACGCCCGCTTGGTGGTCAGTCACGAGGAGTACAGCGACGCGCGGGTGATCCTGCGCAGGGAGGCGGGCGGGGTGCTGGCGTCCAGCTACCGCAACAAGATGAACGAGGCCCGCCCGCACCGGGTCTGGGCCGAGCGGACGCTGCGGCGGGCCGCCGCCTTCGGGGTGGCCCGGGCGGGCGTCGGCTTCGACGAGCTGCTCCCGGCGGTGTGCGGTGGCTGA
- a CDS encoding Tellurium resistance, with the protein MMSQGGKVTLTKSSPAHAITTEGPMTGNLYVNLHWSARLDQGSQGQLRRKLLQPRLLRQSDGGGGGLEGAPQNVDLDLACMYELTDGTRGVVQPLGKFFGDLSHPPYIKLSGDDKYGAPSGETMFINLEKKEQFKRLLIFVYIYDGTPAFASTHAVIQIIPPTGPRLEVTLDRREAAARSCAVLLIENEGGVLMARREVRYVHGFQADLDRLYGFGMQWERGYKED; encoded by the coding sequence ATGATGAGTCAGGGCGGCAAGGTCACCCTGACCAAGTCCAGCCCCGCGCACGCGATCACCACCGAGGGGCCGATGACCGGCAACCTCTACGTCAACCTGCACTGGTCGGCCCGGCTGGACCAGGGCTCGCAGGGTCAGCTGCGCCGCAAGCTGCTGCAGCCCCGGCTGCTGCGGCAGTCCGACGGCGGGGGCGGCGGGCTGGAGGGCGCGCCGCAGAACGTGGACCTCGACCTCGCCTGCATGTACGAACTGACCGACGGCACCCGGGGCGTGGTGCAGCCGCTCGGCAAGTTCTTCGGCGACCTCAGCCACCCGCCGTACATCAAGCTGAGCGGCGACGACAAGTACGGTGCGCCGTCCGGCGAGACGATGTTCATCAACCTGGAGAAGAAGGAGCAGTTCAAGCGACTGCTGATCTTCGTCTACATCTACGACGGCACGCCGGCCTTCGCCAGCACCCACGCGGTGATACAGATCATCCCGCCCACCGGGCCGCGCCTGGAGGTCACCCTGGACCGCCGGGAGGCGGCCGCCCGGTCCTGCGCTGTGCTGCTGATCGAGAACGAGGGCGGGGTGCTGATGGCCCGTCGGGAGGTCCGCTACGTGCACGGGTTCCAGGCGGACCTGGACCGGCTCTACGGCTTCGGCATGCAGTGGGAGCGCGGCTACAAGGAGGACTAG
- a CDS encoding TerD family protein, protein MTHVMAKGANISLAAAAVRAVLRWNAVAGAPDVDASALLLGAGGKVRSDADFVFYNQPRHPSGVVRHLPKHRVPGTEEIADTIEVDLAKLPAGIDRVVLAGSAEPGTFRGVTGLRVLLYDAGTPAGGAPLAEFPVHEADPVSALVCAELYRRDGGWKFRAVGQGYASGLGGLATDFGITVDDEQAPAEPAPQQTPQTPPPAAEEPAAPVSVPPPPSVPPHTPPTPAPAVAATTPPPPAAPPTGSYGYPPQQTQPGYGYPPAPQAPAGYGYPQTMQPQHTPPPQAPSPQYGGYGYPAAQQPPVPPMPPAPPLDPNFTLPPQGPQFQPR, encoded by the coding sequence ATGACGCACGTGATGGCGAAGGGCGCCAACATCTCGCTGGCCGCGGCAGCGGTCCGCGCCGTGCTGCGCTGGAACGCGGTGGCGGGCGCACCGGACGTGGACGCCTCCGCACTGCTGCTCGGCGCGGGCGGCAAGGTCCGCTCGGACGCCGACTTCGTCTTCTACAACCAGCCCCGGCACCCTTCGGGCGTGGTCCGCCACCTGCCCAAGCACCGGGTGCCGGGCACCGAGGAGATCGCCGACACGATCGAGGTGGACCTGGCCAAGCTGCCGGCCGGGATCGACCGGGTGGTGCTGGCGGGCTCGGCCGAGCCGGGCACCTTCCGCGGGGTCACCGGCCTGCGGGTGCTGCTCTACGACGCCGGCACGCCGGCCGGCGGCGCGCCGCTGGCCGAGTTCCCGGTGCACGAGGCGGATCCGGTCTCCGCGCTGGTCTGCGCCGAGCTCTACCGGCGCGACGGCGGCTGGAAGTTCCGCGCGGTGGGCCAGGGGTACGCCTCGGGCCTGGGCGGCCTGGCCACCGACTTCGGCATCACGGTGGACGACGAGCAGGCGCCGGCCGAACCGGCCCCGCAGCAGACCCCGCAGACCCCGCCGCCCGCCGCCGAGGAGCCCGCCGCCCCCGTGTCCGTACCGCCGCCCCCGAGCGTCCCGCCGCACACCCCGCCGACCCCCGCCCCGGCGGTGGCCGCGACCACCCCGCCCCCGCCGGCCGCACCGCCGACCGGGAGTTACGGCTACCCGCCGCAGCAGACCCAGCCCGGCTACGGCTACCCGCCCGCACCCCAGGCCCCGGCGGGCTACGGCTACCCTCAGACCATGCAGCCGCAGCACACCCCGCCCCCGCAGGCGCCGTCCCCGCAGTACGGCGGCTACGGCTACCCGGCCGCCCAGCAGCCCCCCGTGCCGCCGATGCCGCCGGCTCCCCCGCTGGACCCGAACTTCACCCTGCCCCCGCAGGGCCCGCAGTTCCAGCCGCGCTGA